The following coding sequences are from one Humulus lupulus chromosome X, drHumLupu1.1, whole genome shotgun sequence window:
- the LOC133804924 gene encoding uncharacterized protein LOC133804924 isoform X2: protein MFILLLSKFEANSYNSLLVIFCYDAFPLVILYINLDSGISTLANMSHYEGEEMDHVADDNEMAEGDDIMYLCGTENGDSDSDSDDEEYDNLENKIEDTSAADARRGQDIQGIPWERLSISRKKYRQTRVEQYKNYENVPQSGEGSMKECTPTKKGGLYYEFWRNNRSVKSTILHFQLRNLVWSTSKHDVYLMSNFSVIHWSSLSTKKKEVLDVSGHVAPREKHPGSLLEGFTQTQVSTLAVRDKLLIAGGFQGELICKSPHHDITFDVEWC, encoded by the exons ATGTTCATTCTTTTACTCAGCAAATTTGAAGCAAATTCTTATAATTCTTTGTTGGTTATATTTTGTTATGATGCTTTCCCCCTTGTCATTTTATATATCAATCTTGACTCAGGTATTAGCACTTTGGCTAACATGTCTCATTACGAAGGGGAAGAGATGGATCATGTTGCAGATGATAATGAAATGGCAGAAGGTGATGACATTATGTATTTGTGTGGTACAGAAAATGGTGATTCAGATTCAGATTCAGATGATGAAGAATATGATAATTTG GAGAATAAAATAGAAGATACATCTGCAGCGGATGCCAGGAGAGGGCAGGATATTCAAGGAATTCCTTGGGAAAGATTGAGCATCTCTCGCAAGAAGTATAGGCAAACTAGAGTAGAACAGTATAAGAACTATGAAAATGTTCCACAATCAGGAGAAGGTTCAATGAAG GAATGCACACCAACCAAGAAAGGAGGATTATATTATGAGTTTTGGCGAAATAATAGATCAGTAAAATCAACAATCCTTCATTTCCAA TTGAGGAACTTGGTTTGGTCTACTTCAAAGCATGATGTGTATCTTATGTCAAACTTCTCTGTTATTCACTGGTCTTCATTGAGCACAAAAAAAAAGGAAGTTCTTGATGTTTCTGGGCATGTAGCCCCCCGTGAG aaacaCCCTGGAAGTCTTCTGGAAGGATTTACTCAGACCCAAGTTAGTACTCTGGCTGTAAGGGATAAGTTGTTAATTGCTGGAGGGTTTCAGGGTGAACTTATTTGTAAG TCTCCACACCACGACATCACATTCGACGTGGAATGGTGTTAA
- the LOC133804924 gene encoding uncharacterized protein LOC133804924 isoform X1, whose amino-acid sequence MFILLLSKFEANSYNSLLVIFCYDAFPLVILYINLDSGISTLANMSHYEGEEMDHVADDNEMAEGDDIMYLCGTENGDSDSDSDDEEYDNLENKIEDTSAADARRGQDIQGIPWERLSISRKKYRQTRVEQYKNYENVPQSGEGSMKECTPTKKGGLYYEFWRNNRSVKSTILHFQLRNLVWSTSKHDVYLMSNFSVIHWSSLSTKKKEVLDVSGHVAPREKHPGSLLEGFTQTQVSTLAVRDKLLIAGGFQGELICKVTISLLVTLCLFSLLVAEYHLVAGFTIHLSLNI is encoded by the exons ATGTTCATTCTTTTACTCAGCAAATTTGAAGCAAATTCTTATAATTCTTTGTTGGTTATATTTTGTTATGATGCTTTCCCCCTTGTCATTTTATATATCAATCTTGACTCAGGTATTAGCACTTTGGCTAACATGTCTCATTACGAAGGGGAAGAGATGGATCATGTTGCAGATGATAATGAAATGGCAGAAGGTGATGACATTATGTATTTGTGTGGTACAGAAAATGGTGATTCAGATTCAGATTCAGATGATGAAGAATATGATAATTTG GAGAATAAAATAGAAGATACATCTGCAGCGGATGCCAGGAGAGGGCAGGATATTCAAGGAATTCCTTGGGAAAGATTGAGCATCTCTCGCAAGAAGTATAGGCAAACTAGAGTAGAACAGTATAAGAACTATGAAAATGTTCCACAATCAGGAGAAGGTTCAATGAAG GAATGCACACCAACCAAGAAAGGAGGATTATATTATGAGTTTTGGCGAAATAATAGATCAGTAAAATCAACAATCCTTCATTTCCAA TTGAGGAACTTGGTTTGGTCTACTTCAAAGCATGATGTGTATCTTATGTCAAACTTCTCTGTTATTCACTGGTCTTCATTGAGCACAAAAAAAAAGGAAGTTCTTGATGTTTCTGGGCATGTAGCCCCCCGTGAG aaacaCCCTGGAAGTCTTCTGGAAGGATTTACTCAGACCCAAGTTAGTACTCTGGCTGTAAGGGATAAGTTGTTAATTGCTGGAGGGTTTCAGGGTGAACTTATTTGTAAGGTAACTATTTCACTGTTAGTCACATTGTGTTTGTTCTCACTGCTCGTAGCTGAATACCACCTGGTCGCTGGTTTCACTATTCACCTTTCTCTGAATATATAA